The following are encoded together in the Proteiniphilum saccharofermentans genome:
- a CDS encoding ABC transporter permease yields the protein MKLIINNFKQFVKSSKAVFFFNIAGFTVAFTAFFVIAIQVYYDFSFNKNFEHSNEIHQFIRYHHANGSSFWTINQVLPEEIKDKIPEVKAYCLLQQTNRMEVTAEVDGERSVHTTWYAQATQGFFDVFTPEIISGSIEKIFDVQGKALISEETAKQIFGDRNPLGQTLQSGQSTFTIAAVYKDFPENCTLRNGIFSYMFPNNPSNWNYQGYFLIEPGSIDSVMEKLNSADIWGEEMFRKFSENPEEKIEYQLPALKNIYLYGYNKRINTTLSLLAIGIILLLIAFINYTNFAISMAPARIRNVNIHKIFGIDPMRLRLAIAAEAVLFTLFSLALSLVCLHYFKGSGLASNFVADLSIENNRQLITVISASILCLSLIIGIYPAIYTTSFNEAFAMKGSFFLSPKGVILRNSLILFQFTASIALICISGMIKMQNDYMQNYSWGFQKENIAYLHEGNPSIDLELLGDELKQNGSVIDYTLSWNLPGRIGMSWSRNFEGKYIDYFHIWPVTPNFFDFFGVKMVAGDNFPEERDREKIIFNQEFMRVNDFTEDIIGKEFEGFSPSNILGVVENINFESLHEPIKPMAFVVFPEKSNYQYLYLKLSGNDLPANITRIEQTWKKFSYRPFNLRFLDTTMDNLYKNEINTGNLISAFGLISVLIAMMGVYGLVLFNTRYKTKEIAIRKINGADEGEILQLLNRNMLRLLLVSFVVAVPVSLLVINNWMDRFAYKAQIPWWLFVGSGLLVLLISVVTVSWQSYRAAIANPVDSLKTE from the coding sequence ATGAAGCTAATTATCAATAATTTCAAGCAATTTGTAAAATCATCAAAAGCGGTATTCTTTTTCAATATTGCAGGTTTTACCGTGGCATTCACCGCCTTTTTTGTGATTGCGATTCAGGTGTATTATGATTTCAGTTTCAATAAAAACTTTGAACATTCCAATGAAATACACCAGTTCATCCGCTATCATCATGCCAATGGCAGTAGCTTCTGGACCATCAACCAAGTGTTGCCCGAAGAAATAAAGGATAAGATCCCCGAGGTGAAAGCCTATTGTCTGCTGCAGCAAACGAATCGAATGGAAGTGACCGCCGAAGTGGACGGAGAAAGAAGTGTGCATACCACGTGGTATGCACAGGCTACACAAGGATTTTTCGATGTTTTTACACCCGAAATAATCTCCGGTAGCATCGAAAAAATATTTGATGTACAAGGTAAGGCATTGATATCAGAGGAAACTGCCAAACAAATTTTTGGAGATAGGAATCCGTTGGGACAAACACTCCAATCCGGACAGTCGACATTTACCATTGCGGCTGTCTATAAGGATTTCCCTGAGAATTGTACGCTCCGCAACGGCATATTTAGTTATATGTTCCCGAATAATCCTTCCAACTGGAACTACCAAGGTTATTTTCTTATTGAGCCGGGAAGTATCGACAGCGTGATGGAGAAGCTTAACAGTGCAGACATTTGGGGCGAAGAGATGTTTCGTAAATTCAGTGAAAATCCTGAGGAGAAAATCGAATACCAGCTTCCGGCGCTGAAAAATATTTACCTGTACGGATACAATAAACGAATCAATACCACCCTGTCACTGTTGGCTATCGGAATCATCCTTTTGTTGATTGCATTTATCAACTACACTAATTTTGCCATTTCTATGGCACCAGCCAGAATAAGAAACGTCAATATCCATAAGATTTTCGGAATAGATCCTATGCGGCTTCGTTTGGCCATCGCGGCAGAGGCAGTACTGTTTACCCTCTTTTCCCTCGCCCTTTCCCTGGTCTGCCTGCACTATTTCAAAGGATCAGGATTGGCATCCAATTTTGTGGCCGACCTCTCCATTGAAAACAACCGGCAGCTTATCACCGTCATTTCAGCTTCAATTCTCTGCCTCTCATTAATTATCGGTATTTATCCGGCCATTTATACCACCTCTTTTAATGAAGCATTCGCCATGAAAGGGTCTTTCTTCCTTTCACCTAAAGGCGTGATACTTAGGAATTCACTGATCTTATTCCAGTTTACAGCCTCCATCGCGTTGATCTGCATCTCGGGGATGATAAAGATGCAGAACGATTACATGCAAAACTACTCGTGGGGATTTCAGAAGGAGAACATTGCTTATCTCCACGAGGGTAACCCCAGTATCGACCTCGAACTGTTGGGAGACGAACTGAAACAAAACGGCTCCGTCATCGATTACACGTTATCATGGAATTTGCCCGGCAGGATCGGTATGAGTTGGAGCCGGAATTTTGAAGGAAAATACATAGACTACTTTCATATTTGGCCTGTAACACCCAATTTCTTCGATTTCTTCGGGGTGAAAATGGTCGCGGGAGATAATTTCCCAGAAGAGAGGGATCGGGAAAAGATCATCTTCAATCAGGAATTCATGAGAGTAAATGATTTTACCGAAGATATTATTGGGAAGGAGTTCGAGGGATTCAGCCCCTCCAATATTCTCGGTGTAGTGGAAAATATCAACTTCGAATCGCTGCATGAACCGATAAAACCGATGGCGTTTGTTGTTTTCCCTGAAAAAAGCAACTACCAGTACCTTTACCTAAAACTTTCCGGTAATGATCTTCCTGCCAATATCACGCGGATAGAGCAAACATGGAAAAAATTCAGCTACAGGCCATTCAACCTGAGGTTTCTGGATACTACAATGGATAACTTATATAAAAATGAGATCAATACAGGCAACTTAATCAGTGCTTTCGGGCTTATTTCAGTACTTATTGCTATGATGGGCGTATATGGTCTGGTATTGTTCAATACACGCTACAAGACAAAAGAAATTGCTATCCGGAAAATCAATGGAGCAGACGAAGGTGAGATATTACAATTACTCAACCGGAATATGCTTCGGCTGTTGTTGGTCTCTTTTGTGGTGGCAGTTCCAGTATCACTTCTGGTTATCAACAACTGGATGGATCGATTTGCCTACAAAGCACAGATTCCCTGGTGGCTCTTTGTTGGTTCAGGTCTTCTTGTGCTGCTTATTTCGGTTGTAACCGTAAGCTGGCAAAGCTACAGGGCCGCAATCGCCAACCCTGTGGATTCACTGAAAACGGAATAA
- a CDS encoding efflux RND transporter periplasmic adaptor subunit yields MNVEEGANVHKGDVIVRLSNPMLSLNILDSEAQLAEKQNFLRNTQVAMEQDRLTLKKEKLQLDLDVTRKQRKYEQYKKLYEEELASKEDYLQAKEDYEFAVDGRQLVVERQKQDSLYRTVQIDQMEESLHNMRQNLMLIRQRSENLNIKAPVDGQLGLLDVEIGQNIPTGGRIGQISVLSDFKVEAMIDEHYIDRVRAGLDATFERQDKNFALRVRKVFPEVRDKQFRTEFMFEGERPDNIRAGQTYYISLQLGQPVEAVLIPRGPFYQTTGGQWIFVVTPDGKKAVKRRITIGRQNPNYYEVTSGLEPGEKVITSSYETFGTAEELILK; encoded by the coding sequence TTGAATGTGGAAGAGGGTGCCAACGTGCATAAAGGTGATGTGATTGTCCGTCTGAGCAACCCGATGCTGAGCCTGAATATACTCGACAGCGAGGCTCAACTGGCCGAGAAGCAGAATTTCCTGCGTAACACACAGGTAGCTATGGAGCAGGACCGACTGACACTGAAAAAGGAAAAACTACAACTCGACTTGGACGTTACCCGCAAACAGCGCAAATATGAACAATACAAAAAACTATACGAAGAGGAGTTGGCTTCCAAAGAAGACTATCTACAGGCAAAAGAGGACTATGAATTTGCCGTAGACGGGCGACAGTTGGTCGTGGAACGGCAGAAGCAGGACTCTCTCTACCGCACCGTACAAATCGACCAGATGGAGGAGAGTTTGCACAATATGCGCCAGAACCTGATGTTGATTCGCCAACGGAGCGAGAACCTGAATATCAAGGCACCGGTAGACGGCCAGTTAGGCCTGCTGGATGTGGAGATCGGACAAAATATCCCTACAGGAGGGCGTATCGGACAGATCAGCGTATTGTCCGACTTCAAAGTAGAAGCCATGATCGATGAACATTATATCGACCGGGTGAGAGCCGGATTGGATGCCACGTTTGAACGGCAGGATAAAAACTTCGCACTACGTGTCCGGAAAGTATTCCCTGAAGTGCGCGACAAGCAGTTCAGAACCGAATTCATGTTCGAGGGTGAGCGTCCCGACAATATCCGTGCCGGACAAACCTATTATATCAGCCTGCAATTGGGACAGCCGGTGGAAGCAGTCCTGATACCCCGCGGGCCGTTCTATCAGACCACCGGCGGACAATGGATCTTCGTCGTCACACCCGACGGAAAGAAAGCCGTGAAACGCAGGATCACCATCGGACGGCAAAATCCCAACTATTACGAGGTAACAAGCGGACTCGAGCCGGGTGAAAAAGTGATCACTTCCAGCTACGAAACATTCGGTACCGCCGAAGAATTGATTTTGAAATAG
- a CDS encoding sigma-54-dependent transcriptional regulator, with the protein MKQGKILVVDDNKNVLSALKILLNAHFEEVTLLSSPTTLLAMLKEKNPDVVLLDMNYSAGINTGNEGLFWLSEVKRVNPDLPIVLFTAYADIDLAVTALKEGATDFVVKPWDNAKLLATLQSALELRLSRKEVVKLKEKQDVLNSQLNRESDIYWGESQAMRELLRLVEKVAKTDANVLITGENGTGKEVIARRIHQLSPRANESLVTVDMGAVTETLFESELFGHVKGSFTDAHNDRAGKIEAADKGTLFLDEIGNLGYPLQAKLLNALQSRQIIRVGSNKPVAVNIRLICATNHNLFLDVENGLFREDLLYRINTIQIEVPPLRDRKEDIPGLASFFLHRFAAKYNKTGVKLSKDAIAKMQEYNWPGNVRELEHTMEKALILSDNRVIDSSDLFLRPQGGSEKGKDLENVTLEEMERVLIERAMSNYGSNISAIAKELGVSRPTLYSKIKKYGL; encoded by the coding sequence ATGAAACAAGGAAAAATTCTTGTCGTTGACGACAACAAAAATGTGCTCAGCGCACTTAAAATTTTGTTGAATGCACATTTCGAAGAAGTTACACTACTCTCTTCACCCACCACATTATTGGCAATGTTGAAAGAGAAAAATCCTGATGTGGTGTTGCTCGACATGAATTATTCGGCAGGGATCAATACCGGCAATGAAGGGCTATTCTGGCTTTCGGAAGTAAAGAGGGTAAATCCCGACCTGCCGATAGTACTCTTCACTGCTTATGCTGATATCGATCTGGCAGTAACGGCCTTAAAAGAAGGTGCCACGGACTTTGTGGTAAAACCATGGGATAATGCCAAACTGTTGGCTACATTGCAATCGGCGTTGGAACTGCGGCTATCTCGAAAAGAGGTGGTCAAACTGAAAGAGAAGCAGGATGTACTTAATTCCCAACTGAACAGGGAGAGCGATATTTATTGGGGTGAGTCGCAAGCAATGCGGGAGTTGTTGCGACTGGTAGAGAAAGTGGCAAAAACGGATGCCAATGTCTTAATTACCGGTGAAAACGGGACAGGGAAAGAGGTGATTGCACGCAGAATCCATCAACTCTCTCCACGTGCCAATGAGTCGCTTGTGACAGTAGATATGGGGGCCGTTACAGAAACGTTGTTCGAGAGTGAGCTTTTCGGCCATGTAAAAGGCTCTTTCACTGATGCACATAATGACAGGGCCGGAAAAATAGAGGCGGCAGATAAAGGGACACTCTTCCTCGATGAGATCGGAAACCTTGGTTACCCGCTTCAGGCAAAACTGCTGAATGCGTTGCAGTCGAGGCAGATTATACGTGTGGGTAGCAATAAACCTGTAGCAGTAAACATTCGGTTAATCTGTGCTACCAATCATAATTTATTCCTCGATGTGGAGAACGGACTTTTCAGGGAAGACCTGCTTTATCGGATCAACACCATCCAGATTGAGGTGCCGCCGTTACGTGACAGGAAAGAGGATATTCCGGGGCTGGCATCATTTTTTCTACACCGTTTTGCTGCAAAGTATAATAAAACAGGGGTGAAGTTAAGCAAAGATGCCATTGCAAAAATGCAGGAATATAACTGGCCCGGCAATGTGCGTGAATTAGAACACACTATGGAAAAAGCACTTATTTTATCGGATAACCGGGTAATAGATTCTTCAGACCTGTTCCTCCGTCCCCAGGGAGGTAGTGAAAAGGGCAAGGATCTTGAAAATGTCACTCTGGAAGAAATGGAACGGGTGCTTATTGAACGGGCTATGTCCAATTATGGAAGCAATATTTCCGCTATTGCCAAAGAACTCGGTGTTTCCCGTCCTACACTCTACAGCAAGATCAAGAAATACGGGCTTTAA
- a CDS encoding sensor histidine kinase — translation MFKSIEYKLYIYMILLIGAVVMSTYLAIQAEYVYMVLSILLGIFLLHNMRRSYNQFNKNIIFLLNALDNGDYSFNFAETKLSRREKELNQMMNRIKEILSRARKEVIENEKFLSVIMERVSTGIIILNEENVVIQINRTVNQLLGLPVFTHINQLANIDKSFPDLFRNLDSSDTKTIKIANEREEMQLSLRASEIILQGRRLKIITLNNIGSELDYKEMDSWIRLIRVMTHEIMNSIAPVTSLTDTLLFAFRKDEPYEEDSLMQNTVEALQTINSTAKGLISFVNSYRRFTGIPKPQLNPVSLQSVIERAIVLEAAVLQEKGISVTLHLPDESTVRQVDESQIMQVLLNLLKNASEAIPGEKGQIRIELMEENEKIYLDVCNNGQPIAEDMLPNIFVPFFTTKHTGTGIGLSVSRYIMRLHGGTLTHFNREGWTVFRMAFYHSSK, via the coding sequence ATGTTTAAATCGATCGAATACAAGCTATACATCTACATGATCCTGCTGATCGGAGCAGTGGTGATGAGCACCTATCTTGCCATACAAGCCGAATATGTTTATATGGTATTGTCCATTCTTCTGGGCATTTTCCTGCTTCATAATATGCGCCGGAGTTATAATCAGTTCAACAAGAATATTATTTTTCTGCTCAACGCTTTGGATAATGGCGATTACTCTTTCAATTTTGCCGAAACTAAACTCTCGCGGAGGGAAAAGGAGTTGAACCAGATGATGAATCGTATCAAGGAAATCCTGTCCAGAGCGCGTAAAGAGGTGATTGAGAATGAAAAATTCTTAAGTGTTATCATGGAGAGAGTCTCCACCGGCATCATCATCCTGAACGAAGAGAATGTAGTAATACAGATAAACCGCACTGTCAATCAGCTATTGGGACTTCCGGTTTTCACACATATTAATCAACTGGCGAATATCGATAAGTCGTTTCCCGACCTGTTCCGCAATCTGGATTCGTCGGACACCAAAACCATTAAAATCGCCAACGAGCGGGAAGAGATGCAGCTGAGCCTCAGAGCTTCTGAGATCATACTACAAGGAAGACGGCTGAAAATCATCACCCTGAACAATATCGGCAGTGAACTCGACTATAAGGAGATGGATTCATGGATACGCCTGATCCGTGTGATGACACATGAGATCATGAACTCCATTGCACCTGTCACTTCTCTGACCGACACGTTGCTATTTGCTTTTCGCAAGGACGAACCCTATGAAGAGGACTCTTTGATGCAGAATACCGTAGAGGCACTACAAACAATCAATTCGACGGCTAAGGGTTTGATAAGTTTTGTCAATTCCTATCGCCGTTTCACGGGAATCCCCAAGCCTCAGTTAAACCCCGTTTCATTGCAGTCCGTTATCGAGCGGGCAATAGTACTGGAAGCTGCCGTACTTCAAGAGAAAGGAATATCAGTAACACTACATCTACCCGATGAATCCACCGTGAGACAGGTGGATGAGTCCCAGATCATGCAGGTGTTGCTCAACCTTTTAAAAAACGCTTCGGAAGCCATCCCGGGAGAAAAAGGACAGATCAGGATAGAATTGATGGAAGAGAATGAGAAAATATACCTGGATGTATGTAATAACGGGCAACCCATCGCAGAAGATATGCTGCCAAATATTTTTGTACCCTTTTTCACAACCAAACATACCGGTACCGGAATAGGACTGAGCGTATCACGATATATTATGCGTCTGCATGGGGGCACGCTGACACACTTCAACAGGGAAGGGTGGACGGTATTTCGGATGGCCTTCTATCATTCCTCAAAATAA
- a CDS encoding peptide MFS transporter, producing the protein MFKNHPKGLLAASLANMGERFGFYTMMAILSLFLMTKFGLNETNAGIIYSVFYASIYLLALVGGLIADKTRNYKGIILLGLLLMTLGYVIISIPTATPVPSDKFGILLALSCFGLLIIAFGNGMFKGNLQALVGQMYDNPQYSKMRDSGFQLFYMFINVGAIFAPFLAVGVRNWWVEKNGYLYNADLPTLAHQYLGNTITSEGTARLQSLASEAGFAGTDLATFSSGYLNVFTTGFHYAFAVAIVAMLVSLVIYLFNKNRFPDPANKQIDSANAAVEEMDIKEVKQRLYALFAVFAVVIFFWFSFHQNGLTLTYFAKDYTDLSQIKLNLGFVTLQGAEIFQSINPFFVVFLTPIIVGFFGWLRAKGKEPSTPRKIAIGMGIAALAYVVMAIGSVGLPLKSEVDAMGGLADSARVTPWLLIGTYFILTVAELFISPLGISFVSKVAPPKLQGIMQGAWLGATAIGNSLLFIGAIFYANISMTATWLVFVSACVISMFTMLGMLKWLERIAK; encoded by the coding sequence ATGTTCAAAAATCATCCTAAAGGGTTGCTCGCCGCCTCACTGGCGAACATGGGAGAACGTTTTGGTTTTTATACCATGATGGCTATCCTCTCACTTTTCTTAATGACGAAGTTTGGTCTTAACGAGACGAATGCCGGAATTATTTACTCAGTCTTTTATGCTTCCATCTATCTGTTAGCACTGGTAGGTGGTCTTATTGCCGATAAGACCCGGAACTATAAAGGGATCATTCTGCTCGGTCTACTCCTGATGACACTGGGATATGTGATTATCTCTATTCCTACGGCTACACCCGTTCCATCGGACAAATTCGGGATTCTGTTGGCTTTAAGTTGTTTTGGACTTCTTATTATCGCGTTTGGTAACGGGATGTTCAAAGGTAATCTCCAGGCGTTGGTGGGGCAGATGTACGATAATCCGCAGTACAGCAAAATGCGTGACTCCGGTTTCCAGTTGTTCTACATGTTTATCAATGTGGGTGCTATCTTCGCACCCTTCCTTGCAGTTGGTGTAAGGAACTGGTGGGTAGAGAAGAACGGATATCTGTATAATGCCGACCTTCCTACGCTTGCTCACCAATATCTGGGAAATACCATTACTTCTGAAGGTACGGCCCGGTTACAAAGTCTGGCATCGGAAGCCGGATTTGCCGGTACCGACCTTGCGACTTTCAGTAGTGGATATCTGAACGTGTTTACTACCGGGTTCCATTACGCTTTTGCGGTGGCTATCGTGGCGATGCTTGTTTCATTGGTGATATACCTCTTCAATAAGAACAGATTCCCCGATCCCGCCAATAAACAGATCGACAGTGCCAATGCCGCTGTGGAAGAGATGGATATCAAAGAGGTGAAACAGCGCCTTTATGCCCTTTTCGCCGTATTTGCCGTTGTTATTTTCTTTTGGTTCTCGTTTCACCAGAACGGGTTGACTCTCACTTATTTTGCCAAGGATTACACCGACCTGAGCCAGATAAAGCTCAACTTGGGATTTGTCACTTTGCAGGGGGCCGAAATATTCCAGTCTATCAATCCTTTCTTTGTGGTCTTCCTTACTCCCATTATAGTAGGATTTTTCGGATGGCTCAGGGCTAAAGGGAAAGAGCCATCTACCCCCCGTAAGATAGCGATCGGTATGGGAATTGCCGCACTGGCTTATGTGGTTATGGCGATAGGGTCGGTAGGACTTCCCCTTAAATCGGAAGTGGATGCTATGGGTGGATTGGCCGACTCGGCACGTGTGACTCCCTGGCTGTTGATCGGTACTTATTTTATCCTTACTGTAGCTGAGCTCTTTATCAGTCCATTGGGTATCTCTTTCGTGTCGAAAGTCGCTCCCCCGAAATTGCAGGGAATCATGCAGGGAGCCTGGTTAGGTGCAACGGCAATCGGTAACAGTCTGTTGTTTATCGGAGCTATCTTCTATGCCAACATTTCGATGACAGCCACATGGTTGGTATTTGTGTCAGCATGTGTGATCTCGATGTTCACCATGTTGGGCATGCTCAAATGGTTAGAAAGGATAGCAAAATAA
- a CDS encoding prephenate dehydratase encodes MKRIAIQGGEGSFHEIAAREYFKDEELEIVPCSTFRDIFTETKKDPDLIGLMAIENTIAGSLLQNHDLLKMSDVQIAGEHKLRISHSLVVLPGKPIEGIKEVMSHPIALMQCEAFLDTLPNVKIVEHEDTALAARDIRDKQLVSTAAICSTLAAEKYGLEVLAHGIETNKRNFTRFLILAQGEMLREVQKENHINKSSLVFVLPHNEGSLSQVLSVLSFYNINLTRIQSLPIIGREWEYQFYIDLTFTDYNRYRQSIDAIMPLISRLKVLGEYREEKHKFREE; translated from the coding sequence ATGAAACGAATAGCCATTCAAGGGGGAGAAGGTTCATTCCACGAAATTGCAGCCCGCGAATATTTCAAAGATGAAGAACTGGAAATTGTTCCGTGCAGCACTTTTCGTGATATCTTCACTGAAACAAAAAAAGACCCTGATTTGATAGGCCTGATGGCGATTGAGAATACTATTGCCGGAAGCCTGCTACAAAACCACGACCTACTGAAAATGAGTGACGTGCAGATCGCAGGAGAGCATAAATTGCGTATCTCGCATTCATTGGTGGTACTTCCCGGCAAGCCGATAGAAGGGATTAAAGAGGTGATGTCGCATCCTATTGCTTTAATGCAATGTGAAGCGTTTCTCGATACTTTACCAAATGTAAAAATTGTAGAGCACGAAGATACGGCTTTGGCTGCACGTGATATCCGGGATAAGCAACTGGTGTCGACTGCGGCTATCTGCAGCACGTTGGCTGCTGAAAAGTATGGCCTGGAAGTGCTTGCCCATGGTATCGAGACAAATAAAAGGAATTTTACCCGCTTCCTTATCCTGGCACAAGGTGAAATGCTGCGTGAAGTACAGAAAGAAAACCATATCAATAAATCGTCACTGGTTTTTGTACTTCCACATAACGAAGGAAGCCTCTCCCAGGTACTTTCTGTATTGTCATTCTATAATATCAACCTGACCCGTATCCAGTCACTTCCTATTATTGGAAGGGAATGGGAATATCAATTCTATATTGATCTAACCTTCACCGATTACAATCGTTACCGGCAATCTATAGATGCTATTATGCCTCTGATAAGCAGACTGAAGGTGTTGGGAGAATACAGGGAAGAGAAGCATAAGTTCCGTGAAGAGTGA
- a CDS encoding pyridoxal phosphate-dependent aminotransferase has product MVQPAEHIKSISEYYFSVKLAEVARMNAEGKDVISLGVGAPDRMPSEETIRTLCETAQRPDTHAYQPYTGIPELRRAFAQWYGRIYHVELAEDEVLPLIGSKEGVLHISMAFLNFGDGVLIPDPGYPTYSSVSGLLRANVIPYDLLEDNNWEPDFEALEKMDLSNVKLMWVNYPNMPTGANASVELFEKLVEFGKKHSIIICHDNPYSFILNDKPMSILSVPGAKDICIELNSLSKSHNMSGWRMGMLASNPQFVKWVLRAKSNIDSGQFKPMQLAAIAALSNTDEWHTGMNKLYAERRVWAEKIMDQLQCSYDKRQVGLFVWGKLPDDAPDSKTFVDNILYNARVFITPGAIFGKNGDRFIRISLGSPVEKLEEAYKRVERCLSAYLNK; this is encoded by the coding sequence ATGGTACAACCAGCCGAACATATCAAGTCGATATCCGAATACTATTTTTCGGTAAAACTGGCGGAAGTGGCCCGCATGAATGCCGAAGGGAAAGATGTGATCAGTCTTGGAGTAGGCGCACCCGACCGCATGCCGTCGGAAGAGACTATCCGCACACTCTGTGAAACAGCCCAGCGTCCAGATACACATGCTTACCAGCCCTATACAGGTATTCCCGAGTTGAGAAGAGCTTTCGCACAGTGGTATGGCAGGATATATCATGTGGAATTAGCGGAAGACGAAGTATTACCGCTGATTGGTTCAAAAGAGGGAGTACTACATATCTCAATGGCCTTCCTCAATTTTGGAGATGGTGTTTTGATCCCCGACCCGGGCTACCCCACTTACAGTTCCGTGTCGGGCCTGCTGAGGGCAAATGTAATACCCTACGATCTGTTGGAAGACAATAATTGGGAACCCGATTTCGAGGCATTGGAGAAAATGGATTTGTCGAATGTGAAACTGATGTGGGTCAATTATCCCAATATGCCTACAGGAGCCAATGCTTCGGTAGAATTATTCGAAAAACTGGTAGAGTTCGGGAAAAAGCATAGTATTATTATTTGCCACGATAACCCTTATAGTTTTATACTGAATGATAAGCCGATGAGTATTTTGTCAGTTCCTGGCGCTAAAGATATCTGTATTGAACTGAACTCATTGAGTAAATCTCATAATATGTCGGGGTGGCGTATGGGGATGTTGGCATCCAATCCGCAATTTGTAAAATGGGTCCTCAGGGCAAAAAGTAATATCGACAGTGGACAGTTCAAACCGATGCAATTGGCGGCTATTGCCGCATTGTCAAATACGGACGAATGGCACACCGGAATGAACAAGTTATACGCGGAACGCCGCGTATGGGCGGAGAAGATTATGGATCAGTTACAATGCAGTTACGACAAACGCCAAGTGGGGCTTTTCGTATGGGGAAAGCTTCCTGATGATGCTCCCGACAGCAAAACATTTGTCGACAATATACTGTACAATGCAAGGGTTTTCATTACACCGGGTGCCATCTTTGGAAAGAACGGGGACCGGTTTATCCGGATCTCGCTTGGATCGCCAGTGGAAAAACTGGAGGAAGCGTATAAGAGGGTAGAAAGGTGCCTAAGTGCCTATCTGAATAAATAA
- a CDS encoding bifunctional 3-deoxy-7-phosphoheptulonate synthase/chorismate mutase type II, whose amino-acid sequence MEFESILLPGIDDKRPLVIAGPCSAETEEQVTATARQLADNGVKIYRAGVWKPRTKPGGFEGIGSPALGWMMQAKKETGMYMSTEVATEKHVYESLKYGIDMLWIGARTAANPFAVQEIADTLKGVDIPILIKNPVNPDLELWIGALERLYNAGIKRLGVIHRGFSTPDKTIYRNLPQWHIPIELKRRYPTLPIICDPSHIGGARNLIAKISQQAMDLNFSGLIIESHCSPDEAWSDKAQQVTPDALKEILDNLVIRDTVQTTEDLSDLREQIDELDNELLQLLAKRMRVSREIGQYKLEHHMPILQTQRYDQILTDRAAQGERMEMSGDFVKKVLEAIHSESVRQQMVIMERAKKNKD is encoded by the coding sequence ATGGAATTTGAATCAATCTTGTTACCAGGCATTGACGACAAGAGGCCTCTTGTGATCGCTGGCCCTTGTAGTGCGGAAACAGAAGAACAGGTGACGGCCACTGCCCGCCAGTTGGCAGATAATGGAGTAAAAATATACAGGGCAGGCGTGTGGAAACCAAGAACCAAACCGGGTGGATTTGAAGGAATAGGCAGTCCGGCTCTTGGATGGATGATGCAGGCCAAGAAGGAAACCGGCATGTATATGTCGACCGAAGTAGCCACCGAAAAACATGTCTATGAATCCTTAAAATATGGGATCGACATGTTATGGATTGGCGCCAGGACAGCAGCAAATCCTTTTGCAGTACAGGAAATTGCTGATACGCTCAAAGGGGTGGATATCCCCATATTGATAAAAAATCCAGTCAATCCCGACCTGGAATTGTGGATCGGTGCTTTGGAACGATTGTACAACGCAGGGATAAAAAGACTGGGAGTAATCCACCGAGGATTCAGCACTCCTGATAAAACCATCTATAGGAACCTGCCTCAATGGCATATTCCTATAGAACTGAAGCGGCGATACCCTACACTGCCCATTATATGTGATCCAAGCCATATCGGTGGTGCCCGTAATCTCATCGCTAAAATCAGCCAACAGGCGATGGATCTTAATTTCTCGGGATTGATCATAGAGTCGCACTGCTCTCCCGATGAGGCATGGAGCGACAAGGCACAACAGGTTACACCTGACGCCTTGAAAGAAATTCTCGACAACCTTGTAATCCGGGATACGGTACAGACCACCGAAGATCTTTCCGACTTGCGTGAGCAGATCGACGAACTGGACAATGAACTATTACAACTGCTGGCCAAACGGATGCGGGTATCAAGGGAGATCGGACAATACAAACTGGAACACCATATGCCGATCTTGCAGACACAACGGTATGACCAGATACTGACTGATCGGGCAGCGCAGGGCGAACGGATGGAAATGTCGGGCGACTTTGTCAAAAAAGTTTTGGAAGCCATCCACTCAGAATCAGTCCGTCAACAGATGGTAATTATGGAGAGAGCGAAAAAAAATAAAGATTAA